In Methanocellales archaeon, the sequence GGTCGGAGCCAATGAAAGACTGAAAGAAATGCTCGGCATCATGTGTAAGGATAGGGGCGCAAGATTGTATGCGCCAGAAAAGAAGTTTATGCGGGATAATGGAGTCATGATTGCCCATACCGGGCTGCTCATGCTTGAGAGCGGCGTAACTCTTCCCATCGAGGATTCTGCGGTGCGCCCAAACTATCGACCAGATGATGTTGATGTGGTATGGATATAGGCGGATGCCATTGTTTTTTGATATTACTTATTTATATAACAACTGATTCCATTTCTGTTTTGTTGGATGGGGCTGGAGAACTGAAAAATCCAAATATGTAACATTACGTATTTTAGGGCACATTCAAGTATTAAGCGTAATAAAACTATGCTTAATGTATGTTAAGTTCAATAAATCTGGATTCCTAAAAAATGGAAGGGGGCAATTTCTAAACGCAAAGTTTAAAAAGTATTTAAATCAAATATAATAATACATGGTAGATTCAAAAAATAAAATTCAATTCATTCCTTTGGTTGTTGGATTAATCGTGCTATTCTTTATTGGTTATATACTCTTTATTGAGTATATTGTAAAGATTTTATTACCACCAGAATACCAAATATATCTGTACATTTTTGCAGGATTAATCGTAGTAGTTATTGGAATAATAACCTATTTTTGTATAAAAAACATTGAATTCAGAGAGAGAACCTTTTCAGTTCTCAAGAAGTTACTTGCAGGAATAAGCAAACTTGGACTTGATGTTTTAAAAAACATGGAAAAAGGAGAAAGGAAAGGTAAGGAAAAGAGGATTCCAATATCTAACAAATTAAAAAATAAAGTTTATGATATTGCTGGTGGAAAATGTCAAGAGTGTGGTAAAAAAGGTAATCTAAAGATTCACCATATTGATGGGAATCCATCCAACAACAGACTTACTAATTTAGTTCTTCTATGCGGAAACCACCATGACGATGCAGATAAAGGAGTTATTCCAAAATGGAGATTAAAAAATATTAGAGAAAAACAAGCAACTCCAGATCACACTTCTTATAGAAAATAGAAATTGCCCCTTGATTTTTTGTCTTTATGTATCACTTCGTTCTCAAGATAGATGGACTCCAGATTTACTCTGTGGACGCAGGTTTCCCACACTTTGTATGGGAAACAAGTTAACAGCGATTTAACGGTTCGCTTCAAAAATTTCCAAGAAATTTTCCGCGCTCCCAAATCGCCTTCGGCGACTTCGTTAAATCGCATACGTTATATTCAATTTTGGTCATCACAATATTTAAATAATATGTAACTAATCTATATAACATGGCATTTGACACATCCATTTTAATTTGGCTAATTCCTTTAATTATTTGGGACGCCATTTGGAAAGGGATGGGTTTATGGAAATCTGCAAAAAATAATCAACGAAACTGGTTTATTGCCATTTTTGTGTTGAATACTATTGGAATTTTACCAATTATTTATATTAAGTTTTTCCAAAAGAAGCGATGACCAAAACTCTTCAGAATTTTTTTGCTTCGCAAAAACCGTCTTGCAGACTATTCTTCGTTCCTATCGCAAGAATATAACAGTGATTAACCGACTTCACTCGGTTGCACCTCGTTCCGTCCATATTTTTCGGAGATTTATAATTTTTATATAGTCCGAAAAACATCGGTTAATCGCGCATAAGTTAGATACAGTTGGTGAAATCTCCTATTGTTAATTGCCCTTTCAATTCTTATTCTTATGAAAAGCTACTTTGTTATCACCCTGCATCCGTCCTTTTCCACGATGACCGTATGTTCTGCTTGCGATACCAAGCCACCTGCATCATCTTTGAGCACCGGATAGGAGTGCATTATGCCAGCTCTCTCCAGTTGATTCAATATGAAATCTAGGCGGGGTTGGGGAAGCCACCTCTTTGCGAAAGGAAGCATTTTGTACCCTTCGATCTCGTTCAACAATTTTCTCGCTGCTGGAAGGCGAACCGGCTTGGGTGTCTCCAACCGATATATCTCCGCCGTTCTACTCTCTGAGACATGGCCGGCGCCGTTTGTGGCAAACGGTTCGATCGCTATTATGTCGCCTTCTTTGAGGACGGCTCCATGCAGAACGGATTTGTTTGGGATGGGGGGGGAAGCATGGTGATCCCATCTCGCTAAGCCATGCCCGGTGAGATTCGCAACTGGTTTATATCCAGAGCCTTCTATGGTGCTTTCGATCGCTGCACCGATTTCTGCGGTGTTTGTGCCGGCATGAATGATCTCTATTGCAGAGAGCAATGCCTCTCTGGAAGCTTCGACTAAATCCGCATTGCCGCTCAAATCCACGGTGATGGCGGCGTCAGCGATATAACCATCGACCTGTACTCCTATGTCGAGCTTGACCATGTCTCTCCCGAAGACAGAGATATCCTTGGCAGAAGGCGTTGCATGTGCAGCCTCGTCGTTTCTCGATATATTGCATGGGAATGCAGGCTGTGCGCCCTCCTCCCTGATGGTATTTTCAACGAACTCAGCTAAATCCAGCAAAGGCGCTCCTATCTTGACCATATCCTTTGCTTTTGACATGACATCAGCTAGGATCTGCCCGGCCATTTCATATTTCTTTAAAATTTCATCTTTCATTTATTATATCACCAGTTGCTTTGGAAATCGCGTGAGATTTTTGCATCCCTTGGCGGTCACGAGTACCAAATCCTCCAACCTGACGCCTCCAATATTGGGGTCATATAACCCCGGCTCCACCGTTATGACGTTGCCAACCTTTAACTCATTTCCGTTTTCTGCCAGGGAGGGCCCCTCATGAATATCCAGACCCACCCCATGCCCGGTGGAGTGAACGAATTCATAGCCCCGTTCCCGAAACAGGTCACATGCTGCTTCATGAACCTCTTTTCCCGTCACACCAGCCCTGATCTTGCCAATGGCGATATTCTGGGCATCGCAGACTGCTCGGTACATTTCCTCTATCTCTTTAGTTGGAGTGCCTCTGAGGACGGTACGCGTCATGTCGGCATTGTAACGTTCTTTTTTGAGATATGGGAATATATCGATGATGATCGGTGTGTTTATCTCTATCCTCCCAGATCCAGAGCAGTGAGGATCAGACGCCTGTTTTCCAGAAGCTACGATGATATCATCGGCCCCACACCCTTGCTTTATCAGCTCGTGCTCTATGCTGACTTTTACCTCTTCCGCTGTCAGTCTCAAGAACTCTTTATCGATCTCGGCTTTTCTAACCAATTCTATGGCAACATCCATGGCACTTTCACACGCTCTTTGTGCCTTTTTGATGCTTTCGATTTCGGCTTTATTTTTGACCTCTCTCGATTCCTCCACCAATCTGGTTGGAACCATCTCGAAATCGCGCAACTCCCTTGCAATAAAAAATGGAAAGTTGCTGGGCACTACTATGCGTTTCACTCCCTCTTCGTTGAGCACATCTTTCAGCATTTCTGAACGCGCTTTTTGGGCATCCTTATATTTCTTCAGTAAATCAGGCAGGCCATACTCAGCAGTAGACCTTACGTCCTTGACCCTCGACTCCTTTTTCGCCCTACTGAATTCCATCTTCGAGACGATGATGAATTCTGACTCCCCTTTTCCAAGATAAAAAAACGGGTCCGGCGCCAAAAAATTTGTTAGATAGAACATATTCGCATCACGGATGCTGTCGCTTACAAGCATCAATGCATCTGCATCCATCTCCTTCAGGCGCTTCGCTAGACCTTCCATGCAATTCAATTTGCATAGGTCTTGCTATAACTTTAATACTTTCCTAAGCGCATTTATGGTATGGATTAACATGAAAAAACAGCTTACGATTTTGATAATCCTCTTGGTCATCATGACTACGGTGATCGGGTGCTTGGAGCCGAGGGAGGTGGAGGCGGCAAGGGTTAATCCTAAAACCCTAAGCG encodes:
- a CDS encoding HNH endonuclease signature motif containing protein encodes the protein MVDSKNKIQFIPLVVGLIVLFFIGYILFIEYIVKILLPPEYQIYLYIFAGLIVVVIGIITYFCIKNIEFRERTFSVLKKLLAGISKLGLDVLKNMEKGERKGKEKRIPISNKLKNKVYDIAGGKCQECGKKGNLKIHHIDGNPSNNRLTNLVLLCGNHHDDADKGVIPKWRLKNIREKQATPDHTSYRK
- a CDS encoding DUF5652 family protein; protein product: MAFDTSILIWLIPLIIWDAIWKGMGLWKSAKNNQRNWFIAIFVLNTIGILPIIYIKFFQKKR
- the map gene encoding type II methionyl aminopeptidase produces the protein MKDEILKKYEMAGQILADVMSKAKDMVKIGAPLLDLAEFVENTIREEGAQPAFPCNISRNDEAAHATPSAKDISVFGRDMVKLDIGVQVDGYIADAAITVDLSGNADLVEASREALLSAIEIIHAGTNTAEIGAAIESTIEGSGYKPVANLTGHGLARWDHHASPPIPNKSVLHGAVLKEGDIIAIEPFATNGAGHVSESRTAEIYRLETPKPVRLPAARKLLNEIEGYKMLPFAKRWLPQPRLDFILNQLERAGIMHSYPVLKDDAGGLVSQAEHTVIVEKDGCRVITK
- a CDS encoding Xaa-Pro peptidase family protein is translated as MEGLAKRLKEMDADALMLVSDSIRDANMFYLTNFLAPDPFFYLGKGESEFIIVSKMEFSRAKKESRVKDVRSTAEYGLPDLLKKYKDAQKARSEMLKDVLNEEGVKRIVVPSNFPFFIARELRDFEMVPTRLVEESREVKNKAEIESIKKAQRACESAMDVAIELVRKAEIDKEFLRLTAEEVKVSIEHELIKQGCGADDIIVASGKQASDPHCSGSGRIEINTPIIIDIFPYLKKERYNADMTRTVLRGTPTKEIEEMYRAVCDAQNIAIGKIRAGVTGKEVHEAACDLFRERGYEFVHSTGHGVGLDIHEGPSLAENGNELKVGNVITVEPGLYDPNIGGVRLEDLVLVTAKGCKNLTRFPKQLVI